The proteins below come from a single Oncorhynchus keta strain PuntledgeMale-10-30-2019 chromosome 32, Oket_V2, whole genome shotgun sequence genomic window:
- the LOC118364748 gene encoding glucose-6-phosphatase catalytic subunit 1-like, protein MDTVHAYGVSTTRYLQTHYRDTQSWFLFVSMAADLRNTFFVFFPVCFHLRESVGVKLVWVAVVGDWLNLIFKWILFGERPYWWVQETPYYANSSAPQIEQFPMTCETSPGSPSGHAMSAAGVYYAMISSLLAILLKEHGGHIKNWCVRGTLWAVFWCVQVCVCLSRVFIAAHFPHQVVAGVITGILVAETFDRVHWIYRASLRRYVYTTLSLLSFAVGLYLVLRGLGVDLLWTLDKAQCWCQQPQWVHIDTTPFASLLRNTGTLLGLGLGLHSPLYAEARRVGGGATYRLACVGATLPLLHLLDSFRPPAHTRALFYLLSFCKSATVPLATVGIVPYCVAGAAGQNGKKHPF, encoded by the exons ATGGACACCGTCCACGCCTATGGGGTTAGCACCACACGATACCTCCAGACTCACTACAGGGACACTCAGAGCTGGTTCCTGTTTGTTTCCATGGCAGCTGACCTGCGGAACACCTTCTTTGTCTTCTTCCCTGTGTGTTTCCACCTGCGGGAATCAGTGGGGGTCAAGCTGGTCTGGGTGGCTGTGGTGGGAGACTGGCTCAACCTTATCTTCAAATG GATCCTGTTTGGCGAGCGTCCCTATTGGTGGGTTCAAGAGACTCCTTACTATGCCAACTCATCAGCGCCACAAATTGAGCAGTTCCCTATGACCTGTGAGACTAGTCCAG GAAGTCCGTCGGGTCATGCTATGAGTGCTGCAGGGGTTTACTACGCTATGATCTCATCACTCCTCGCCATCCTCCTCAAGGAACATGGGGGTCACATCAAGAACTG gtgtGTCCGCGGGACCCTGTGGGCTGTCTTCtggtgtgtgcaggtgtgtgtctgtctctccagggtTTTCATTGCTGCCCACTTCCCTCACCAGGTTGTCGCTGGGGTCATCACAG GCATCCTAGTGGCGGAGACCTTTGACCGGGTCCACTGGATCTACAGGGCTAGCCTGAGGCGCTACGTCTACACcaccctctccctgctctccttcGCTGTGGGCCTTTACCTGGTCCTCAGGGGCCTGGGGGTGGACCTGCTCTGGACCCTGGACAAGGCCCAGTGCTGGTGCCAGCAGCCCCAATGGGTCCACATAGACACTACACCCTTCGCCAGCCTCCTGCGCAACACCGGCACTCTGTTAGGCCTGGGCTTGGGCTTGCACTCGCCCCTCTACGCCGAGGCCCGGAGAGTTGGGGGTGGCGCCACCTACAGGCTGGCATGTGTGGGCGCCACACTTCCGCTGCTCCACCTACTGGACTCATTCAGGCCACCAGCCCAcaccagggctctgttctacCTGCTGTCCTTCTGTAAGAGTGCCACTGTGCCCCTGGCCACTGTGGGCATAGTGCCCTACTGCGTGGCCGGGGCAGCGGGACAGAACGGAAAGAAACACCCGTTTTGA
- the LOC118365423 gene encoding primary amine oxidase, liver isozyme-like, giving the protein MVVLRMTSLVKWLLILFGLISVIANIVIVCLYSGRLPKCSSKSHHVFKGKHNERSAVFADLSAEEYLQVRDYMSNQKDLDISVNALTKPSGNFLFLIDVLLPRKAGALGYLDNNKPKPVREATAVVFYGTLGHIKEYVVGPLPNPIYHRDVTVEKYKEELPINARTVTIGEYALISKFINEEVFTKLGKIVKESFDVSKEKTLNYFEGMPRGVKSGERQTWISFFRDLSGMYIHPVGLEVLINHESTNASLWSVKRLLYNGQYFESVEDLLKQYDDGKVTKIVYKPVQNYASLKLKSKPTGLSPQQFYAQGKRFSVKNNHVMYLEWSFAFGLSSLTGMRVFDVRFKGERIAYEVSVQEAMSVYGSITPGMILTKFLDSSIGIGRFAHELVRGVDCPYAATYIDTFRYIDVSAPQRFRNSICLFEHNTGRPLRRHFSDLFSNSYGGMVNSALVFRTITAIGNYDYLWDFIFYQSGSVEAKVHATGYISSSFNVDGNLKYGHQVAENTIGNIHTHFINFKVDLDVLGVENVFQTKDMKFMNVSLPWMPERYAMVPQLVEAQLKTEKEAALRYDTKTPRYLHIASNRTNRWGHQRSYRLQVVSFTGDSLPETEPEEKSMSWARYKVAITKHKDSEQTSSSLYSQNNMWTPAVDFSKYIEDDENIENQDLVAWVTTGFLHIPHAEDIPNTVTVGNGGGVILRPHNYFDEDPSIHSPDGVYISPGSEGNCENNKMACLAEDACSPVVEPFTYNGFEGTMKFEE; this is encoded by the exons ATGGTGGTTTTGAGAATGACTTCATTAGTTAAATGGTTATTGATACTCTTTGGCCTGATCTCAGTAATAGCGAATATTGTCATTGTATGTCTTTACTCGGGTAGGCTGCCCAAATGCTCCTCGAAGTCTCATCATGTTTTCAAGGGAAAACACAATGAACGCAGCGCGGTGTTTGCTGACCTGTCCGCCGAGGAATATCTCCAAGTCCGCGACTATATGAGTAATCAGAAAGACTTGGATATTTCTGTCAATGCGCTTACAAAGCCTTCAGGGAATTTCCTATTCTTAATTGATGTTTTGTTGCCAAGGAAAGCAGGTGCGCTTGGCTACCTAGATAACAATAAGCCCAAACCGGTGAGAGAGGCGACTGCGGTGGTTTTCTATGGCACCCTTGGGCACATTAAAGAATATGTGGTGGGACCTCTCCCCAACCCGATTTACCACCGCGATGTCACGGTCGAGAAGTATAAAGAAGAGTTGCCCATCAATGCGCGTACGGTCACCATTGGTGAATATGCACTTATTTCCAAGTTTATTAATGAAGAGGTATTTACAAAACTTGGTAAAATTGTGAAAGAAAGTTTTGATGTCAGTAAAGAGAAAACCCTGAATTATTTCGAAGGCATGCCTCGGGGTGTCAAatcgggagagagacagacatggataTCTTTCTTTCGTGATTTGAGTGGGATGTACATACACCCTGTAGGTTTGGAAGTTTTAATCAACCACGAAAGCACCAACGCGTCTCTTTGGAGTGTTAAGAGATTACTTTATAACGGTCAGTACTTCGAAAGTGTGGAGGATCTTCTAAAACAATATGATGATGGAAAAGTGACTAAAATTGTGTATAAACCTGTCCAGAACTATGCATCACTCAAACTTAAAAGTAAACCCACCGGTTTAAGCCCTCAGCAGTTTTACGCGCAAGGTAAACGCTTCAGTGTCAAGAATAATCATGTTATGTATCTCGAATGGAGTTTTGCGTTTGGTCTGAGTTCCCTCACCGGTATGAGAGTTTTTGACGTTCGTTTCAAGGGGGAGAGGATAGCTTATGAGGTTAGTGTTCAAGAGGCAATGTCAGTTTATGGTTCCATCACACCCGGCATGATTCTGACTAAGTTTTTGGACTCTAGTATCGGAATAGGTCGCTTTGCGCACGAGCTCGTTCGAGGCGTGGATTGTCCGTACGCGGCAACCTACATCGACACTTTCCGATACATTGACGTCAGTGCACCTCAGAGATTCAGGAATTCAATTTGCCTTTTTGAGCACAATACAGGCCGTCCTCTCAGAAGACACTTCTCCGACCTTTTCAGCAATAGTTATGGAGGCATGGTTAACAGTGCCTTAGTTTTTAGGACCATTACGGCCATAGGTAACTATGACTACTTGTGGGACTTCATTTTTTATCAGAGCGGCTCTGTTGAGGCCAAAGTGCATGCCACTGGATACATATCGTCATCTTTCAATGTTGACGGCAATCTCAAATACGGACACCAGGTGGCAGAAAATACTATTGGGAACATCCACACTCATTTCATCAACTTCAAAGTTGACCTGGACGTGTTGG GGGTTGAGAATGTATTCCAGACCAAGGACATGAAGTTTATGAATGTGTCTTTACCCTGGATGCCGGAGCGCTATGCCATGGTTCCTCAGCTGGTGGAGGCCCAGCTAAAGACTGAGAAGGAGGCTGCTCTCCGCTACGACACCAAGACGCCACGCTACCTTCACATCGCCAGCAACCGCACCAACCGCTGGGGCCACCAGCGCTCCTACCGCCTCCAGGTGGTCAGCTTCACCGGTGACAGCCTTCCAGAGACGGAGCCAGAGGAGAAGTCCATGTCTTGGGCTAG GTATAAAGTGGCCATCACTAAGCACAAAGACTCCGAGCAGACCAGCAGTAGCCTGTACAGTCAGAACAACATGTGGACACCAGCAGTGGACTTCAGCAAGTACATTGAGGATGACGAGAACATTGAGAACCAG GACCTGGTTGCCTGGGTAACCACCGGCTTCCTCCACATTCCCCATGCTGAGGACATCCCCAACACAGTTACCGTTGGAAATGGAGGCGGAGTGATCCTGAGACCACATAACTACTTTGATGAGGACCCGTCTATTCACTCTCCAGACGGGGTGTACATCAGCCCGGGGTCAGAGGGAAACTGTGAAAATAACAAGATGGCCTGCTTGGCTGAAGACGCATGCAGCCCAGTCGTTGAACCCTTCACCTACAATGGGTTTGAAGGCACCATGAAGTTTGAAGAGTGA
- the LOC118365425 gene encoding proteasome activator complex subunit 3-like, translating to MSSKGIKVDNDLKTKVDAFRERITGEAENLVADFFPKKLLELDSFLKEPILNVADLKDIHSEINVKVPDPIILNNSHDGVDVQNSRKRKMEDGLDDDNCQDGPKVFVMTGGMIKSNGQLVDLIERVKPEIRTLIEKCNTVKMWVQLLIPRIEDGNNFGVSIQEETVAELRTVEGEAASYLDQISRYYITRAKLVSKITKYPHVEDYQRTVTEIDEKEYISLKIIVSELRNQYVTLHDMILKNIEKIKRPRSSNNEALY from the exons ATGTCTTCAAAGGGCATTAAGGTAGACAATGACCTCAAAACAAAG GTTGACGCCTTCAGAGAGCGGATCACGGGTGAG GCTGAGAACCTGGTCGCAGACTTTTTCCCCAAAAAGTTGCTGGAACTTGACAGCTTTCTGAAG GAGCCCATTTTGAATGTCGCAGACCTGAAAGATATCCACTCCGAGATAAACGTCAAAGTACCTGACCCAATCATTCTCAACAATAGTCATGATGGAGTAGATGTG caaaattccagaaaacggAAAATGGAAGATGGACTCGATGATGATAACTGTCAAG ATGGCCCCAAGGTGTTTGTCATGACAGGGGGCATGATAAAGAGCAACGGCCAGCTGGTGGACCTGATCGAAAGAGTCAAACCAGAAATAAGAACCCTCATAGAGAAATGCAACACG GTCAAAATGTGGGTCCAGCTCTTAATCCCCAGAATAGAGGATGGTAACAACTTTGGTGTATCCATCCAG GAGGAAACTGTTGCTGAGCTCAGGACtgtggaaggagaggcagcctcTTACCTGGACCAAATTTCCAG ATATTACATCACCAGAGCGAAGCTAGTCTCAAAAATTACAAAGTACCCTCATGTG GAGGACTACCAGCGCACGGTGACTGAAATAGACGAGAAGGAATACATCAGCCTCAAGATCATTGTGTCAGAGTTGAGGAATCAATAT GTGACATTACATGACATGATCCTGAAAAACATAGAGAAGATCAAGAGGCCACGAAGCAGCAACAATGAAGCCCTCTACTGA